The DNA sequence TGGCCGTCAACGAACGCGAAGGAAAGCGCTCCGCGCAGACCGTCCGCTTCACCCCCGAATTCCGCGGCGCACCCCAGCCCCCGTTCGGTCTGGAAGCCCAGGACACCCCGCAGGGCGTGAAGCTGTACTGGCGCTCCCTCGACAACGCCCCGTCCTTCCACATCTACGTCCAGAAGGAGCACGAAGGCCCCGCCTTCACCTTCGTCGGCGCCTTCCGGAACCCCGGCGACGGCCGCCTGGAATTCCTGGACACGAACGCCCGCCGCGACCGCCTGACCTACTACGTGGTCGCCGTGTCCAAGGACGGCGTGGAATCCGGCCGCAGCAACCTGGCACGCGTGGAGAAGCGCTAGGAACGCACGAGGGGTGCCGCCCTGAGGTCGGCACCCCTTCCCGCCAGCGCATGATGGCCGGCCTCGGCGGAGGCTGAGGGATTTGAACCCTCGGTGACATCGCTGCCACGACGGTTTTCAAGACCGTTCCCTTAGGCCGCTCGGGCAAGCCTCCCCGCGCCGGGCTGTCCGCCGCGGCGCGGGGGACAGCCTACCGGGTGCGGGTTGGGGCGGGGAGACCTGCCGGGGGCGGTGAGGACGAGGGGAGCGGTGGAGCGGGGCTACTTGTCGCCGGTGCGTTCGCCCAGGACGATGTCCGTCGTCGTCTGCTTGCCGTTGCGCACGTAGGTGATCGGGACCTTGGTGCCGGGCTTGTGGGTCCAGATCTCACTGATCAGGGTGGGGCCGCTGTCGATCTTGGTGTCGCCGAGCTTGACGATCACGTCGCCCGGCTTGAGGCCGGCCTTGTCCGCCGGGCCGCCGGGGGTCACCGCCGCGGACCCGTCGGTGCCGTTGTCGGCGACGCGGGCGCCGGTGCCGCCGTCCTTCATGTTCACCGTGGCCCCGATGACGGGGTAGACCGGCTTACCGGTCTTGATCAGCTGCTCGGCGACGTTCTTGGCCTGGTTGATGGGGATGGCGAAGCCCAGCCCGATGCTGCCGGACTGGCCCTGGGCGCCGGGGAAGCCGCCGCCGTTGTTCGCGGACTGGATGGCCGAGTTGATGCCGATGACCGCGCCCTGCGCGTTGAGCAGCGGGCCGCCCGAGTTGCCCGGGTTGATCGAGGCGTCGGTCTGCAGGGCGCTCATGTAGGAGGCGTTGCCGCTGCCGCCGCCGTCGCTGGACGCCACGGGACGGTTCTTGGCGCTGACGATGCCCGTGGTGACGGTGCCGGAGAGGCCGAACGGCGCGCCGATCGCGACCGTCGCGTCGCCCACGGCCGTCTTGTCCGAGTCGCCCAGCGGCAACGGGCTGAGCTTCGCCCCGGAGGGGTTCTTCAGCTTGATGACCGCGACGTCGTAGCCCTGGGCGCGGCCGATGACCTCCGCGTCGTACTGCTTGCCGTTGGAGAACGTCACGGAGAGCCGGCCGCCGTCGGCCGCCGAGGCCACGACGTGGTTGTTGGTGAGGATGTGGCCCTCGGTGTCGTAGACGAAGCCGGTGCCGGTGCCGCCCTCGCCGCCGCTGCTCTGCGCCTCGATCGTCACGACGTTCGGCAACGCCTTTGCGGCGATGTCCGCGACGGAACCGGGCGTCCGGCTGGCGGTCTTCGGGTCGCCGGGGGCCGAGACGGTCGTGGACGAGGTGTCGCTCCGGTTCGCCGCCCAGTAGCCGATGCCGCCGCCGGCCGCGCCGGCGACCAGGGCCGCCACCAGGACCGCCGCCGCGAGACCGCCCCCGCGCCGGCGCCGCGGCGGTTCGGGCGCGCCCCAGGGGGCGGCCGGCGGGACGAGCGGGCCGCCGTGCCCGGTGCCGTCCTGCGGCGTCGCGCCGTACGCGGCCGGGGCGCCCGCCGCGTTGAACCAGGCGCCCTGGTCCGCGGGCGGCGGAGGCGTTCCGGGGGCGGGGGGAGCGTGCGGCGGGACGGCCGGGAACCGCTCGGTGCGTCCGTCCCCGCCCTCCGTCGCGGCGGGGCCGGCCGCCGGTGCCGCAGGCGGTGTCGCCCCCTTCGCCGCCTCCGGAGCCTTCGCCGGTTCCGGGGCCCTCGCCGCCTCCGGAGCGTTCGCCTCCTCCGGAGCCGGAGATCCCGACTGCGAACCACCCGCGGAAGGAACGGCGGCGCCCTCGTTCTCGGTGCTCACGGTGGTCTCCTCATCACGTACGTCGGTTCGTTCACGGCCGGAGCCGCTGCGGGACGGGCGGGGCCACGCCGGAACACCTACCCCCGCCAGCCTTTCCCATCGCCCGTCAGGCCGCCGTAAGCGGACCCTGTGCGCCTCCGCGCCGCGCGGACCGGGGGCCGGGTGGCACCGGTGGCGTACGGGACGGCGGTGACGGTCCGCCGGAGCGGCCGGGTGATCGGGTGGCCGGGTGGCCTGGCTGCGGACCGGACGGCACGGCGAGCGGGCCGACCGGGCACGAGCGCCCATGCGCGATTGTGCCAGGCAGTGGCACCATAACGCGGTGACCACTGCGCACCCGGCCCCCGCGTCCCGCCCCGGGAGCCGCCCGCCGGCCGTCATCGCCCACCGCGGCGCGTCCGAGGACGCGCCGGAGCACACCCTCGCCGCGTACCGGAAGGCGATCGAGGACGGCGCGGACGCGCTGGAGTGCGATGTGCGGCTGACGGCGGACGGGCACCTCGTCTGCGTCCACGACCGGCGGGTCAACCGCACGTCCAACGGGCGCGGCGCCGTCTCGTCCCTGGAGCTGGCCGATCTGGCGGCGCTCGACTTCGGGTCGTGGAAGGGGCGCGCGACGGACGCGGAGGCCCCCGACACCGAGACGACGGGCCCCGGCGACCCGGCCGACACCGCCGTCCTCACCCTGGAGCGGCTCCTCGAACTCGTCGTCGACGCCGACCGCCGCGTCGAGCTCGCCATCGAGACCAAGCACCCGACGCGCTGGGCCGGCCTGGTCGAGGCCCGGCTGCTCGCGCTGCTCGGCCGCTTCGGCCTCGACCGGCCGTCGCCCGACGAGCCCCCGGCCGTCCGCGTGATGAGCTTTTCCGCCCGCTCCCTGCACCGGATCCGGGCCGCGGCGCCCACGCTCCCCGCCGTCTACCTGATGCAGTTCCTCTCGCCGCGGCTGCGCGACGGCCGGCTGCCGCCCGGCGTGGGCATCGCCGGACCCAGCATCCGGATCGTGCGCTCCCACCCCGGCTACGTGGCACGGCTGCATCGCGCGGGGCACCAGGTGCACGTGTGGACGGTCAACGAGCCCGAGGACGTCGAACTGTGCCTGCGGCTGGGCGTCGACGCGGTGATCACCAACCGGCCGAAGGCGGTGCTCACCCAGGTGGGACGGCGCTGAAACGCGCGCTTCCCGAACGCCGCACGCCGTCGGGCGCGTTCGCACGCCCCCGCGCTCATGACAGGGTGTGCCCCGGCGCGTTCGGTCCGTGTTCGGCCGGCCCGAGTGCCCCCATCGGACCCGGAGTGGCCGGTTTCCGGTCCAGGCCATTGGGGCATTCATCCCCTGACGTGGGGCAAAGGAGGTCTCGGGGGTGGCGTTGGTGGTGGCACAGGAGGTGCCCACGTCGTCGATCATGGCCGTACCCCATGGTCCCGCCGGTGTGGGCGAAGCGAGACACCGCATGCGTGAGGACCTGCGAACGAGCGGGGTACCGGATCCGGTCATCGACGACGCCGTACTGATCCTTTCGGAGTTGCTCAGCAACGCGTACCGGCACGGGCGCCCGCTGAGCCGGGAGCGCGGCCCGGCACGGGCCGACGGCAACGGCGGCGTCCTCGCCGCCTGGCGGGTGGACGAGCGCGGACGGCTCACCGTCGAGGTCACCGACGGTGGCGGCCCGACCCGGCCATTTCCGGCCACTCCCTCGGTCACGGCCCGCGGCGGCCGCGGGCTCAACATCATCAGCGCGCTGTCCCAGGAGTGGGGCGTCCGCGACACCTCGGGCGAGGTGACGGTATGGGCCGCGCTCTCCGCCCGCGCCGGTTTCGCTACGCGCGTCGACCTCGCGCCGGAGCTGGACTTCTCGGATCTGGACGGGCTGGTGTAGGCCGCCGCGCGATCGGACGCGATCCTTCCGGGGGTTGGGGGTGCGCCGACTGCTTCGCGGACGCGGGACGCCTCGTGGAGGCGGGGGCGCCCGGCACCGCCCGGGCCCTGCCGCCGTCCGCCCGGCTCCGGACGGCAGGCGAGCGGAACCGGCCGACGACAGACGACCGGCCACGGACGGCGGACGACCGACCGCGAACGGCGGAAGGGCGGCCCGAGGACGGTCAGTTCAGCGTGACCTGACGGCTCGTCAGGCCGCTGCGTGCCCGGCGCTCCTCGCCGGACAGCGGCGACTCGTCGGCCAGCGCCTTGTTCAGCCGCTCCGCGAACGCGGCGGCCGGCTTCTCGACGTCCGCCGCGCCCACACCGGTCGGCAGGTCCCAGACGGGCACGGTCAGTCCGTGCGCGCGGAACGAGCCGACGAGGCGGGTGCCCTCGCCGAGCGACGACTCACCGGCCGCGTGCAGCCGCGCGAGCGCGTCCAGCAGCTTCTCCTCCGGGTGGGTCATCACCCAGCGCAGGTGGTTCTTCTCGGGGGTCTCGCACCAGTACGCGCCCTCGGCCCCGGTGAGCCGGACGGTCGGGATCGCGGCGGCGTTGGCCCGCTCCAGCGAGGCGGCCACCTCGCCGGTGGCGTTCTCGGCGTTCTCGACCCAGAACTCGAAACCGGTGTGCACCTCGGGCTCGAAGGGAGCCGAGAGGTCCAGCAGGTCCTGGAGCCGCGGCCCGTCGCCGCCGGTGCGGGAACCGCCGACGGGGGTGCCCGGCTCGGCGGCGAGGGCGCGCTGGAGGGTGTCCGCGAGGTCGCGGCTGAGGTCGCCGGTCGCGGTGTCGTTCTGCAGGCCGAGCAGGACGGCGCCGTTGTCACGGCGCAGGGCCGGCCAGGCCATGGGCAGCACGGTCGCCAGGGTCACCGAGGGCACGCCCTCCGGCAGCCCGTCCTTGAGGGTGAGCCGCACGGTGGCGGCGGGCACCAGCTCGCGCAGGGCGACCCAGTCGGCCTCGCCCGGCAGGCCCTCGAAGGGCCGCTGGACCAGCTCGGCCGAGGCGTGGGCGGCCTGCTGGCCGTGGCACGCCTTGTAGCGGCGGCCCGAGCCGCAGGGGCAGGGCTCGCGGGCACCGACGACGGGGATCGGCCCGTCGACGGCCCGCGGTGCGGCGGCCTTGGTCTGGGGGCGGCGCTTCTTGGCCATGGCGTGCGTGTCTCCCGATCGATGCTTCCGACTCCGGGCCTCGGGGTTCCGGCGCCGCGGCGCTCCGTCTCCGGATGCCCGACGTCCGGATCTCCGGTACCGGATCTCCTGTCGCCGGACTCCCGGCGTCCGGCCGTCCGCTCCGGACGTCCGCCCGCCGGCCCGCCGGCTGCCGGCCGGATGCTCCGGCCCGTACGGGCGCGAGCCTAGCGCCCGCTCGCACGCGGGGTGGGAGGCCCCGGCCCCGCCCTTTCACCGTTTCTTGCGGGGGCGAGCCCCCGCACCCCCGAAACCGCGCTCCGCGCGGTTGTCCTCAAACGCCGGACGGGCTGGTTTTCCAGCCCGTCCGGCGTTTGAGGACCTCGCGGCGAAGCCGCGATGCCGGGGGTCCGGGGCCCCCTTCCGGCTCGCCGTCCGCATCCGGGGCGGGGGCCGGCGCCCCGAGGGGGCGGCCGTCGCGGAGGCCCGTGGTCCAGTCGGGGGCCGGGGCCCCTGGACCCTTGCTTCGCGGCTCGGCGGAGGCATCGGTTCCGGGGCGCGGAGGGCGTCACTCGCGTGACTCCTGTCACAACTCCCGCTGTCAGCCCGGAAATCGGCGTCCGGAAATCCACGATCGAATTTGCGAACCGCCGATCTCTTGTTACCGTTCTAGGAGCCCGGTCGCTGGTGCATCCCCCGTCGCCAGCGATCGGGCGCTTCCATGCCCGGATGCCGGCGGAACCCGCCGCGGATCACCGGGCGTCTCCGGGAGCGGGCCCTGCGGGAATCCCCCGGGCCGCCCCGCCGCCCCTCTTCGAAGCCCGCAGGCCGAGGCCACGACGTTTCTCCTGTCCGGCGGCGACGGCCGCCACGAGGCGGCCCGGCGGCGGCGCGGAACGCCGGCCCCTCGCCGGAGCTGGGCGTTCCGCGCGGGCCGCGCTAATCCTCCGCGCTCTCCGGCGAGTTGCTGCCGGAGCGGAGGAGCAGCTTCCCTTCGGCCGAGGCGATCTCCGCGACCGCCGCATACGCGCCATGTCCGGGCACGGTCCGCCGCCGGGGGGTCTCACAGGTGTCCGGGGCGTCCGTCGCGGGCATCGGGCAGCGCACCTGGAGCGAGCCGCCGTCCGGCGCCATCAAGGTCAACACGCCGGTGACCGGAGCGTCGGTGCC is a window from the Streptomyces mobaraensis genome containing:
- a CDS encoding S1C family serine protease: MSTENEGAAVPSAGGSQSGSPAPEEANAPEAARAPEPAKAPEAAKGATPPAAPAAGPAATEGGDGRTERFPAVPPHAPPAPGTPPPPADQGAWFNAAGAPAAYGATPQDGTGHGGPLVPPAAPWGAPEPPRRRRGGGLAAAVLVAALVAGAAGGGIGYWAANRSDTSSTTVSAPGDPKTASRTPGSVADIAAKALPNVVTIEAQSSGGEGGTGTGFVYDTEGHILTNNHVVASAADGGRLSVTFSNGKQYDAEVIGRAQGYDVAVIKLKNPSGAKLSPLPLGDSDKTAVGDATVAIGAPFGLSGTVTTGIVSAKNRPVASSDGGGSGNASYMSALQTDASINPGNSGGPLLNAQGAVIGINSAIQSANNGGGFPGAQGQSGSIGLGFAIPINQAKNVAEQLIKTGKPVYPVIGATVNMKDGGTGARVADNGTDGSAAVTPGGPADKAGLKPGDVIVKLGDTKIDSGPTLISEIWTHKPGTKVPITYVRNGKQTTTDIVLGERTGDK
- a CDS encoding DUF5926 family protein encodes the protein MAKKRRPQTKAAAPRAVDGPIPVVGAREPCPCGSGRRYKACHGQQAAHASAELVQRPFEGLPGEADWVALRELVPAATVRLTLKDGLPEGVPSVTLATVLPMAWPALRRDNGAVLLGLQNDTATGDLSRDLADTLQRALAAEPGTPVGGSRTGGDGPRLQDLLDLSAPFEPEVHTGFEFWVENAENATGEVAASLERANAAAIPTVRLTGAEGAYWCETPEKNHLRWVMTHPEEKLLDALARLHAAGESSLGEGTRLVGSFRAHGLTVPVWDLPTGVGAADVEKPAAAFAERLNKALADESPLSGEERRARSGLTSRQVTLN
- a CDS encoding glycerophosphodiester phosphodiesterase — encoded protein: MTTAHPAPASRPGSRPPAVIAHRGASEDAPEHTLAAYRKAIEDGADALECDVRLTADGHLVCVHDRRVNRTSNGRGAVSSLELADLAALDFGSWKGRATDAEAPDTETTGPGDPADTAVLTLERLLELVVDADRRVELAIETKHPTRWAGLVEARLLALLGRFGLDRPSPDEPPAVRVMSFSARSLHRIRAAAPTLPAVYLMQFLSPRLRDGRLPPGVGIAGPSIRIVRSHPGYVARLHRAGHQVHVWTVNEPEDVELCLRLGVDAVITNRPKAVLTQVGRR
- a CDS encoding ATP-binding protein, whose amino-acid sequence is MREDLRTSGVPDPVIDDAVLILSELLSNAYRHGRPLSRERGPARADGNGGVLAAWRVDERGRLTVEVTDGGGPTRPFPATPSVTARGGRGLNIISALSQEWGVRDTSGEVTVWAALSARAGFATRVDLAPELDFSDLDGLV